The following are encoded together in the Thiobacillus sp. SCUT-2 genome:
- a CDS encoding helix-turn-helix domain-containing protein, with the protein MLIIGVDHDILSLNIFALNAYMRKESIPHPRPVVTYPSLVGKILAQQREIRGIKQGAIAEALGLSQSAYSRLESGESVLNLSQLRNISTQLHLQPAQVLSLADQYETQLSLQGVAVIAEKPDNPAAVAIGLGLLAALLLGSR; encoded by the coding sequence ATGATATCCTCTCGTTAAACATATTTGCATTAAACGCATACATGCGCAAGGAGTCAATCCCCCATCCACGGCCGGTTGTTACCTACCCCTCCCTGGTGGGTAAGATACTCGCGCAGCAGCGCGAGATTCGTGGCATCAAGCAAGGCGCCATCGCGGAGGCGCTTGGCCTATCACAATCGGCCTATTCGAGGCTGGAGTCCGGCGAATCAGTACTCAATCTGTCGCAGTTGCGTAACATCAGCACACAACTACACCTTCAACCTGCGCAAGTTCTGAGCTTGGCAGATCAATACGAAACACAATTGAGCTTGCAAGGAGTTGCCGTCATCGCCGAGAAGCCCGACAACCCTGCGGCCGTCGCCATAGGCTTGGGCCTGCTCGCAGCCCTTCTATTGGGCAGCAGATAG